The genomic DNA CGCGTGGCGTGCGCGGGGCAGGCCGGGGCGCTGGGCATCAACGGCTGGGTGCGCAACCGGCGCGATGGCTCGGTCGAGGTGATGGCCTATGGGCCGCCGGATCGGCTGGAAGCCCTTTGCAACTGGATGCGGCGCGGGCCGCCGGACGCGCAGGTCAACGCGCTGGTGGCGCTGCCCGGCGCGGGTGAGTTCGAGGATTTCGACTGCCTGCCGACGGCCTAAAGGCGGGCAGGCGCGCCCGGCAGGGTGAACAGGCTGCCCGGCGGCTCAGGTGGCGCGCCAGTCCACCGGCGCGGCACCGTGCTCTTGCAGCCAGTCGTTGGCCAGCCGGAAGTGCCCGCAGCCGAGGAAGCCCCGGTGTGCCGACAGTGGTGACGGATGCGGCGCTTCCAGCACGCAATGCGTGCCGGCCAGCAAGGGTTTCTTGGCCTGCGCGTGGCTGCCCCACAGCAGGAAGACCAGGTGCGGGCGCGCGGCGGACAAGGCCTGGATCAGGCAATCGGTCACCGCTTCCCAGCCGCGCTTGGCGTGGCTGGCGGCTTGGCCCTGCTCCACCGTCAGCACGGTGTTGAGCAGCAGCACGCCTTGGCGTGCCCAGCCCTCCAGGTTGCCGGAGGCCGGGGCTGTTGCCCCGCCGTCGCCATATTCCGCGGCGATTTCCTTGAAGATGTTGCGCAGGCTGGGGGCACGCGCACGCCATCCGGCACCGAGAAGGCCAGGCCATGCGCCTGCGGAATCTCGCTGCCGTTGACCACCCCGGTGCCGTGATACGGGTCCTGGCCAAGGATCACCACCTTGACGGTCTCGGGCGGCGTCAGGTGCAAGGCGTGGAACACGTCATGCGGAAAGACCGGCTTGCCGCTGGCGCGCTCGCCGTCGACGAAGGTGGCCAGTTCCTGCCAGCCGGCTGCGTTCATGCAGGGGGCCAGCAATGCGCGCCAGGCCGCTGGCAGCGCCGCGGCTTGCTCCGACAGGCTGGCGGCGGGCGCGGGCGCGGTTTCGGCTGCGGCAACGACCGGGGCTGCGAACAGGTCGGCCTGTGCGCTGTTGTGCTTGCTCATGCTGGAGGGATACCTGGTTCTTGAAGTAGGGGAGAGGCGGGCGGGGCGCGCCAACTCAGGCGCGGCCCGCGCCGCCGGCGAGCCGGTAGCCGCGCGCGGCTTTGCTCTGGTCGGACGG from Cupriavidus sp. D39 includes the following:
- a CDS encoding acylphosphatase; its protein translation is METWHIVVKGRVQGVGYRVACAGQAGALGINGWVRNRRDGSVEVMAYGPPDRLEALCNWMRRGPPDAQVNALVALPGAGEFEDFDCLPTA